From Bacteroidota bacterium:
GGATAAGATAAAGGTAATTTGGAAGGAAGATAAAAAGGATGCGAATGGTAAAGATGAGGATGATGATTTTTGAGCTATTTAGCTCTTCGAACCCCTAAAATTGCGTATCTTAAACTAGATTGATTGTAACAAAGTTGTAAGAATGAATATTTATTCAAAAAAACGTAAGTGGAAAATAATTTTATTTGTTAGCGCTATTGTCATAGTTGCGATCTCTTTATTTTACACCAATACGCTTGTGAATAAGATTGCACAGGAGGAGCGCAAGAAAGTGAAACTTTGGGCAGATGCCATTCAGAAAAAAGCAAGTCTAGTAAAATATACGAACGAATTGTTTGAGAAGATTAAGAAGGAGGAAAGGAAAAAAGTGGAGTTGTGGGCGAAAGGCACTAAAATGCTTGCAAATCCAGCATTGCAAATAGATGACTTAAGTTTTATTTTCGAAGTTATAAAGAACAATGAAACCGTGCCCGTAATATTAGCGGATAGCAAAGGCACTGTTATAGCCACTCGCAATATTGATTCTGTATTGCAGAGCAATGCCGATTATTTGCGCCAAGAAATAGCAATAATGAATGCTTTGCAACCCCCAATAGAAATAGAGATATACAAAGGTCAAAAGAATTATTTGTATTACAGAGATTCACGTTTATTTAATGACTTGAAAATTGTATTAGATGATTTAATTAAATCATTTATCTCGGAAGTTGCTATTAATACGGCCTCTGTTCCGGTTATTTATACCGACTCTACCAGAATACAAGTTGTTGCATTTGGGAATATAGATTCTGCTATTGTTTCTGACAATGCGGAGCTGCAAGCAACTATAAAATCTATGGAGGCTCAGAATAAACCAATAGAGATTGAACTAAGTAATAATGAAAGGTATTATATTTTCTACAACGATTCTTTTTTACTAACTCAATTAAAGTACTATCCTTATTTTCAATTTTTAATTATAGGATTGTTTCTTTTCATAGCTTACACCTTATTTAGTACCGCTCGTAAAGCCGAGCAGAATCAAGTTTGGGTTGGAATGGCCAAGGAAACGGCACATCAGCTTGGTACGCCTCTCTCTTCTTTATTAGCATGGGTTGAATATTTAAAATTGAAAGGATTGGATGCCGAAACTATTCATGAAATACAAAACGATGTGTCGCGACTAGAAACTATTACCGAGCGCTTCTCCAAAATAGGTTCAACCCCGGTTTTAGATTTGCATAACTTGGAGGCGGTATTGTCAGAATCTGTTGATTACATGAAAAAACGCACTTCGAAAAATGTGTTGTTTGAGGTCAAGAATAATGTAAGTTACGATTTGCAAGTAAAAATAAATAAACCATTGTTTGAGTGGGTTATAGAAAATTTATGTAGAAATGCCGTAGATGCAATGGATGGTAAGGGTTCTATTTATATTGAAGTTTCTGACCAAACCCAATTTGTGTATATAGACATTTCTGATACCGGAAAAGGAATGCCAAATTCTAAGTATAAGACAGTTTTTGAGCCAGGTTATACTACTAAACAAAGAGGGTGGGGCTTGGGCCTTTCGCTGTGTAAGCGAATTATCGAAAACTATCATCAAGGTAAAATTTTTGTCAGATCATCTGAAATAGGAAAGGGAACAACATTTAGAATTGTGCTTGCCAAATAATGTCATCAATTTATATTCATATTCCTTTTTGTAAGCAAGCGTGCATCTACTGCGACTTTCATTTTTCCACACAAACTAATTATGTAGATGATTTTGTAAAGGCGTTAGTGCAGGAAATTCATTTGCGCAAAGATTATCTTCAAAATAGAAATATTGAAACAGTTTATTTTGGCGGAGGAACTCCCTCTATTATTAGCTCTGACCATTTGTTTAGAATTATCGAGGCGCTTCACCACGTATATAAAATTAGCTCTACTGCCGAAATTACACTAGAGGCTAATCCGGATGATGTAACAGAGCAAAAGCTACGAGATTGGATAGCAGTGGGAGTTAATCGGCTTAGTATTGGTACGCAATCGTTTGATGAAAATGATTTGCAATTGCTCCATAGAGCCCATAATGCCAGTCAAGCGGAATATTGCATTAAACAAGCACAAGATAAAGGAATAACAAATATCAGTATTGATTTGATATACGGATTGCCGAATTCTACCTTGCAAACGTGGGATGCAAATTTGAGAAAGTTTATAGCATTTCAAATCCCTCATTTATCTGCATATTGTTTAACGGTAGAGCCAAAGACTGTTTTAGCGCATCGTGTAAAAAATAATTTAACCCAATTGCCAACGGACGAAAAGGCTGCCGCTCAATTTATACACCTACTTGATTTTTGTGAGCACAACAATATAATTCAATACGAGATTTCTAATTTTTGTAGGCCCGGTTTTATTTCCAAGCACAATAGCAACTATTGGAAGAACAAAGAATATATAGGCTTAGGGCCATCGGCACATTCTTATAGTGGAACAAGCAGACAATGGAATGTATCAAACAATCATTTGTATATAAAGTCTGTTGTTTTGGGTAAGCTTGATTTTGAAAAGGAAAAATTGGCAAAAAACGATTTGTTTAATGAGTATGTAATGACATCGTTGCGCACAATGTGGGGTGTGGATAGAAATTATATTGTGTCTCAGTTTGGCAATGAGTATGAGAGCCATTTTGCAGAAGGAATTGCTCCTTTTGTAGAAGGAAAGAACGTGCTAGTAAAAGAAAATAATTATACGTTAACAAGAACCGGAAAATTAATAGCAGATAAAATTGCTTCCGATTTATTTTTTACAAAACATGAAAATGGAAAGTACAATCAAGTATAAAAACGATACATATAAATTTGATTTATCTCAACCTCTTGATATATCAATGTCGTTGAGCAATACAGATGCTAATGTTAAAGCCTGGTATGTAGGTAATCCGAAATTTGAGCCAGTAGTAATGGGCAATTGGGTAGGAGATGTGAATCAAGGAGGTTCGGTAAATTTTAAAAATTTATTTATTAACCCACATGGCCATGGAACCCATACGGAATGCGTGGGGCATATTAGCACGGAAAACTATACGATAAATAAATGCCTTACTAATTATTTTTTTATTGCTCAGTTGATT
This genomic window contains:
- a CDS encoding HAMP domain-containing histidine kinase: MNIYSKKRKWKIILFVSAIVIVAISLFYTNTLVNKIAQEERKKVKLWADAIQKKASLVKYTNELFEKIKKEERKKVELWAKGTKMLANPALQIDDLSFIFEVIKNNETVPVILADSKGTVIATRNIDSVLQSNADYLRQEIAIMNALQPPIEIEIYKGQKNYLYYRDSRLFNDLKIVLDDLIKSFISEVAINTASVPVIYTDSTRIQVVAFGNIDSAIVSDNAELQATIKSMEAQNKPIEIELSNNERYYIFYNDSFLLTQLKYYPYFQFLIIGLFLFIAYTLFSTARKAEQNQVWVGMAKETAHQLGTPLSSLLAWVEYLKLKGLDAETIHEIQNDVSRLETITERFSKIGSTPVLDLHNLEAVLSESVDYMKKRTSKNVLFEVKNNVSYDLQVKINKPLFEWVIENLCRNAVDAMDGKGSIYIEVSDQTQFVYIDISDTGKGMPNSKYKTVFEPGYTTKQRGWGLGLSLCKRIIENYHQGKIFVRSSEIGKGTTFRIVLAK
- the hemW gene encoding radical SAM family heme chaperone HemW, with the translated sequence MSSIYIHIPFCKQACIYCDFHFSTQTNYVDDFVKALVQEIHLRKDYLQNRNIETVYFGGGTPSIISSDHLFRIIEALHHVYKISSTAEITLEANPDDVTEQKLRDWIAVGVNRLSIGTQSFDENDLQLLHRAHNASQAEYCIKQAQDKGITNISIDLIYGLPNSTLQTWDANLRKFIAFQIPHLSAYCLTVEPKTVLAHRVKNNLTQLPTDEKAAAQFIHLLDFCEHNNIIQYEISNFCRPGFISKHNSNYWKNKEYIGLGPSAHSYSGTSRQWNVSNNHLYIKSVVLGKLDFEKEKLAKNDLFNEYVMTSLRTMWGVDRNYIVSQFGNEYESHFAEGIAPFVEGKNVLVKENNYTLTRTGKLIADKIASDLFFTKHENGKYNQV